Proteins encoded by one window of Enterococcus saccharolyticus subsp. saccharolyticus:
- a CDS encoding DegV family protein, whose product MKLAIVTDSTAFLPERIQKHPDLFIMPIPAILDGQIYNEGIDIEADEYYGLLKNSKEFPTTSQPALGEALELYESIAAKGYDTIISIHLSSGISGFVNNLHTIENAIDGVKIIPYDSKITSMPMGHMVEVAVDGIDQEKSLAEILVHLDVIRDNTHAYLIIDDLNNLVRGGRLTNGAAVVAGLLKIKPVLTFEEGKIVLFEKIRSSKKAFNRAEEVIGQHKDEIKHPVKLYVIHANNLEMALEEQKKLQERYPDVPVEIGYFGPVIGTHLGEKAIGLAISAQ is encoded by the coding sequence ATGAAATTAGCAATTGTTACAGATAGCACAGCGTTTTTACCTGAGCGCATTCAAAAACATCCTGATTTATTCATTATGCCGATTCCAGCTATTTTAGATGGTCAAATTTACAATGAAGGCATCGATATTGAAGCGGATGAATATTATGGACTATTAAAAAATAGCAAGGAGTTCCCAACAACTTCGCAACCTGCACTAGGCGAAGCGCTTGAATTATATGAATCAATCGCTGCAAAAGGATACGATACCATTATCAGTATCCACTTATCTTCAGGGATTTCAGGATTCGTCAATAACTTACACACGATTGAAAATGCCATTGACGGTGTCAAAATCATCCCGTATGACTCTAAGATTACCAGTATGCCGATGGGACATATGGTTGAAGTGGCAGTGGATGGAATCGATCAAGAGAAATCTTTAGCAGAAATTTTAGTACATTTAGATGTTATTCGAGACAACACGCATGCCTATTTAATCATCGATGATTTAAATAACTTAGTACGTGGTGGTCGTCTGACTAATGGTGCAGCAGTTGTCGCTGGCTTATTAAAAATTAAACCCGTCTTGACTTTTGAAGAAGGGAAAATTGTTTTATTTGAAAAAATTCGTTCAAGTAAAAAAGCCTTTAACCGTGCCGAAGAAGTCATTGGTCAACATAAAGACGAAATCAAACATCCTGTAAAATTATATGTTATTCATGCGAATAATTTAGAAATGGCTTTAGAAGAACAGAAAAAATTACAAGAACGTTATCCCGATGTACCTGTTGAAATTGGATATTTTGGTCCAGTTATCGGCACACATTTAGGAGAAAAAGCAATTGGCTTAGCCATTTCTGCTCAATAA
- a CDS encoding LCP family protein: MSRMDRHKKQKSTEQLFARKTIEKKNDWEDSWEENEASHSRPASSPPPKSSFFKKKPKKQKKKHRFIRCLVTFILLFFAYSGISFFVGQQVAKSDANLTVQPETFNGMKSADGSHNILLIGNDSREGETARADTIMVLQLDGPAKKPKLISFMRDTLVTIPGVGDNKINAAYAYGGAELVRTTLSQNFGIDTNYYTTVDFKTFEKVIDTLFPSGVKIDAEKDMSKNLEVPIKKGTQRMDGLTLLQYARFRMDEEGDFGRVRRQQQVMNAVFSQLKNPLSLVKLPYAAGKVMGYASTDVSMGFLLKNTFSIAKGAGGIDRLSVPVENSWYYGETFEAGSVLVVDSEMNRQAIQQFLSK; this comes from the coding sequence ATGAGTCGAATGGATCGCCATAAAAAACAAAAATCAACCGAGCAATTATTTGCGCGGAAAACAATTGAAAAGAAGAATGACTGGGAGGATTCTTGGGAAGAAAATGAGGCTAGTCATTCGAGACCGGCTAGCTCGCCCCCACCAAAATCTAGCTTTTTTAAAAAGAAACCAAAAAAACAAAAGAAGAAACATCGCTTTATCCGCTGTCTGGTGACATTTATTCTCTTGTTTTTTGCCTATTCAGGAATTTCATTTTTTGTCGGGCAACAAGTAGCAAAAAGTGATGCGAATCTTACCGTACAACCAGAAACATTCAACGGGATGAAATCGGCGGATGGCAGTCATAATATTTTATTAATCGGAAATGATAGCCGTGAAGGAGAAACTGCTCGTGCGGATACGATTATGGTCTTACAATTAGATGGCCCAGCGAAGAAGCCGAAATTAATTTCCTTTATGCGTGATACGTTGGTCACTATCCCTGGAGTAGGAGACAATAAAATCAATGCCGCGTATGCCTATGGTGGTGCCGAGCTTGTGCGAACCACCCTCTCGCAAAATTTTGGCATTGATACCAATTATTATACGACCGTTGATTTTAAAACCTTTGAAAAAGTCATTGATACACTGTTTCCAAGTGGTGTAAAAATCGATGCTGAAAAAGATATGAGTAAAAACCTAGAAGTTCCAATCAAAAAAGGTACTCAACGAATGGATGGGTTAACCCTTTTACAATATGCTCGTTTCCGTATGGATGAAGAAGGTGATTTCGGACGTGTACGTCGCCAACAACAAGTGATGAATGCAGTCTTTAGTCAATTAAAAAATCCGTTATCACTGGTGAAATTACCTTATGCAGCTGGGAAAGTGATGGGGTATGCGTCGACCGATGTATCTATGGGCTTTTTGCTAAAAAATACCTTCTCAATTGCGAAAGGTGCAGGTGGCATTGATCGTTTAAGTGTGCCTGTAGAAAATTCATGGTATTACGGTGAAACATTTGAAGCAGGTAGTGTGCTCGTTGTTGATTCAGAAATGAATCGCCAAGCAATTCAACAGTTTCTGTCAAAATGA
- the pheA gene encoding prephenate dehydratase, with amino-acid sequence MKVGYLGPKNSFTFQAASTITDETELVAYPSIPFCIQALEEHQISFAVVPIENSLEGSVHASVDRIFHQDKLFVAGEIVLPIRQQLLGHPDEQTITKILSHPQALAQSQRFLETNFPNTPLEAVASTTFAAEYVANHPEEHCAAIASNKAAGEYGLEILAKDIQDNALNQTRFWVLTATKGETLDSLGKPARNTLFMTLPDNLPGALHKVLSCFAWRNIDLSKIESRPLKTSLGEYFFIVDLTLDDNQALIQNAIEEIELLKGHTRNIGSYPVKIIQ; translated from the coding sequence ATGAAAGTTGGTTATTTAGGACCGAAAAATTCCTTTACCTTCCAAGCAGCCAGCACCATCACAGATGAAACCGAACTAGTCGCTTATCCGTCGATTCCATTTTGTATTCAAGCATTAGAAGAACATCAGATTAGTTTTGCAGTAGTTCCTATTGAGAACTCGTTAGAAGGCTCTGTACATGCTAGTGTGGATCGGATTTTCCATCAAGATAAGCTTTTTGTTGCTGGAGAAATCGTTTTGCCAATTCGTCAGCAATTGCTAGGACACCCCGATGAACAAACCATTACTAAAATTCTGTCTCATCCCCAAGCGTTGGCGCAGTCGCAACGTTTTTTAGAGACGAACTTTCCCAATACGCCACTAGAAGCCGTTGCCTCAACGACATTTGCCGCAGAATATGTGGCAAATCATCCAGAAGAGCACTGCGCAGCGATTGCTTCAAATAAAGCTGCTGGGGAATATGGGTTAGAAATTTTAGCAAAGGATATTCAAGACAACGCGTTAAATCAAACACGTTTTTGGGTATTAACTGCAACAAAAGGCGAAACACTTGATTCATTAGGCAAACCTGCACGTAATACGTTATTTATGACACTGCCAGATAATTTACCTGGAGCATTGCATAAAGTCTTATCGTGTTTTGCTTGGCGCAACATTGATTTAAGCAAAATCGAGTCACGCCCATTAAAAACCAGTTTAGGCGAATATTTCTTCATTGTGGATTTAACATTAGATGACAATCAAGCACTCATTCAAAATGCCATCGAAGAAATTGAGCTTTTAAAGGGACATACTAGAAATATCGGGAGTTATCCTGTAAAAATTATCCAGTAA
- a CDS encoding shikimate kinase, protein MNQIVLIGFMGAGKTTVGNLLAEKMGCPQYDFDQLIVDKIGMSIAEYFDQYGDAAFRDIETAVLAEVDTLKGVLSTGGGIVLKDKNRTLLKKMPYVVYLKADLSELIQRVTHDEENVRPLADSKTPAEIEAIYRPRVPLYEESARIIIETTGKTPEEIVTEILKQVGE, encoded by the coding sequence ATGAATCAAATTGTTTTGATTGGTTTTATGGGTGCGGGTAAAACAACTGTAGGCAATCTTTTAGCTGAAAAAATGGGTTGCCCACAGTACGATTTTGATCAATTAATCGTTGACAAAATCGGTATGAGTATTGCTGAATATTTTGATCAATATGGTGATGCAGCTTTTCGTGACATAGAGACAGCTGTTTTAGCCGAAGTGGATACCTTAAAAGGAGTCCTTTCAACAGGTGGCGGCATTGTTTTAAAAGATAAAAATCGTACATTGCTCAAAAAAATGCCTTATGTGGTTTATTTGAAGGCGGACTTATCTGAATTAATTCAACGTGTTACACATGATGAGGAAAATGTTCGACCTCTAGCGGATTCTAAAACACCTGCAGAGATTGAAGCAATCTATCGACCACGTGTCCCTCTATATGAAGAAAGTGCGCGAATTATCATTGAAACAACCGGAAAAACACCCGAAGAAATCGTCACAGAAATTTTGAAACAAGTAGGTGAGTAA